A stretch of the Fusarium musae strain F31 chromosome 2, whole genome shotgun sequence genome encodes the following:
- a CDS encoding hypothetical protein (EggNog:ENOG41): MSDSYGDNSYGSSRRDNDNDNSYGSSNRDDDNDNSYGSSRRDNDNDNSYGSGNNNNNNSSSYGSSGRDNSDSYGSSNNDSYGSSNNDSYGSSRRDNDNDNSYGSSGNSGLSGGNDSYGSSRRDNDNDNSYGSSNKDSDSYGSSNNDSYGSSRRDNDNDNSYGSSNTDSYGSGNKSSDSYGTSTSNTYGSSNNDSYGSSNNDSYGSSNNDSYGSSNNDSYGSSNNDSYGSSNTYGSGRDNDNDNDNDNNRSGGFLDKVKDKVEDKLRGNKNSGDNDY, encoded by the exons ATGTCTGACAGCTACGGTGACAACAGCTAC GGCTCCAGCCGCCgcgacaacgacaacgacaacagCTACGGCTCTTCCAACCGtgacgacgacaacgacaacagCTAC GGCTCTAGCCGTCGTGACAACGATAACGACAACTCTTATGGCTctggcaacaacaacaacaacaacagcagcagctaC GGCTCATCTGGCCGCGACAACAGCGATTCGTATGGCTCTAGCAACAACGATTCATACGGATCCAGCAACAATGACTCTTATGGCTCAAGCCGTCGTGACAATGATAACGACAACTCTTATGGCTCGTCCGGTAACTCTGGTCTGAGCGGCGGCAATGACAGCTAC GGCTCCAGCCGTCGTGACAATGACAACGACAACTCCTACGGCTCCAGCAACAAGGACAGCGATTCTTATGGATCCAGCAACAATGACTCTTACGGCTCCAGCCGCCGTGACAACGATAATGACAACTCTTATGGCTCCAGCAACACCGACTCCTACGGTTCCGGTAACAAGAGCAGCGACTCTTacggcaccagcaccagcaacacATACGGCTCTAGCAACAATGACAGCTACGGCTCTAGCAACAATGATAGCTACGGCTCTAGCAACAATGATAGCTACGGCTCTAGCAACAATGATAGCTACGGCTCTAGCAACAACGACTCTTATGGTTCCAGCAACACATACGGATCTGGCCGTGACaatgacaacgacaacgacaacgacaacaacCGATCAGGTGGTTTcctcgacaaggtcaaggacaaggttgAGGACAAGCTCAGGGGAAACAAGAACAGTGGTGACAACGACTACTAA
- a CDS encoding hypothetical protein (EggNog:ENOG41), with protein sequence MAHELKAGGGASEVTRSLSNVDPVISGQLVKLFQSLADRQDKTWSKERLASFITDVQQDASSPAVQELLARDHLDLDGFMAWMTSSHAAATTPPKPQDLSYPLASYFISSSHNTYLTGNQLSSDSSTRPYTETLLRGGRCIEIDVWDGDESDPEGTSSPSSSDEERGVKKVVKKTKKRSTFGKLKEKLAKTSLRDKDESSDPNPASGQQPAPAPAPAPAPGADPEFTEPEAAIVEPRVLHGYTLTKEISFRAVCEAIRESAFVVSDLPVIVSLEVHCKPDQQLAMVRIMKEVWGDLLVPEPENEPDALPSPDELRRKLIVKVKYAPPGADATQEESEEEDRAPAPGAQAGDAPPKKPAKIIQELSRMGFHARGVSFKSLTQPEAGMPTHIFSLSEKKVIDVHEKQASDLFNHNRHFLMRTYPWGLRIGSSNLDPSVFWRKGIQIVALNWQRWDEGMMLNEGMFAGTGGYVLKPQGYRPNRNDEETENTMTRKSLHLTITVLAAQNIPLPPGDTSTRGFEPYVKVELHVEGPDEFHGGPVPNEGHEREGEYKARTKTHRGNMVDFAGERLEFPPVPHVLDELSWVRFTVRDDEIGRDDLAAWACMRLDRLGSGYRFVHLMDCEGRITDGAIFIKVDKKLV encoded by the exons ATGGCTCATGAGCTCAAAGCTGGCGGAGGCGCCAGCGAAGTTACTCGCTCCCTCTCCAACGTCGACCCCGTCATCAGCGGCCAACTCGTCAAGCTTTTCCAGTCTCTGGCCGatagacaagacaagacctgGAGCAAGGAGAGACTTGCCTCCTTCATCACAGATGTTCAACAAGATGCCTCTTCACCCGCTGTCCAGGAACTTCTCGCCAGAGACCACCTCGATCTGGATGGCTTCATGGCCTGGATGACGTCGTCTCATGCAGCTGCTACAACCCCGCCTAAACCCCAAGACCTCTCATATCCCCTTGCTTCATACTTCATCAGCTCCAGCCACAACACTTATCTCACCGGAAACCAACTCTCGAGCGACAGCTCGACCAGGCCTTACACCGAAACTCTGCTGCGGGGCGGGCGCTGTATCGAGATCGATGTCTGGGACGGCGATGAGTCTGACCCTGAGGGCACGAGTAGTCCTTCCAGCAGCGACGAGGAGAGAGGTGTAAAGAAAGTCGTAAAAAAGACGAAAAAGAGAAGCACTTTTGGAAAACTCAAAGAAAAGCTCGCAAAGACGAGTCTCCGTGATAAGGATGAGTCCTCCGATCCCAACCCCGCCTCCGGCCAACAACCCGCTCCCGCTCCCGCTCCCGCTCCCGCTCCCGGCGCCGATCCCGAGTTCACGGAGCCCGAAGCTGCTATCGTTGAGCCCCGTGTGCTCCACGGCTACACCCTAACCAAGGAGATTTCCTTCCGAGCTGTCTGTGAGGCCATTCGTGAGAGCGCATTTGTTGTTAGCGACTTGCCCGTTATTGTCTCTCTTGAAGTCCACTGCAAACCGGATCAGCAACTTGCCATGGTCCGCATTATGAAGGAAGTCTGGGGCGATCTTCTCGTCCCCGAGCCCGAGAACGAACCTGATGCTCTGCCCAGCCCAGATGAATTGCGTCGAAAGCTCATCGTCAAGGTTAAGTATGCACCACCCGGTGCAGATGCCACTCAAGAGgagagtgaggaggaggacagGGCGCCAGCCCCTGGTGCTCAGGCTGGCGATGCTCCGCCAAAGAAGCCGGCAAAGATAATACAAGAGCTGAGTCGTATGGGTTTCCATGCCCGAGGTGTGTCTTTCAAGAGCTTGACTCAGCCAGAAGCTGGCATGCCCACACACATATTTTCGCTGtcagagaagaaggtcatcgATGTGCACGAGAAGCAAGCATCGGATCTGTTCAACCACAATCGACACTTCCTCATGAGAACTTATCCTTGGGGCTTGCGAATAGGATCGTCCAATCTCGATCCTTCTGTTTTCTGGCGCAAGGGTATTCAGATCGTTGCGCTCAATTGGCAGAGGTGGGATGAGGGCATGATGCTCAACGAAGGCATGTTTGCTGGAACAGGAGGATATGTCCTCAAACCCCaag GCTACCGTCCAAACCGCAACGACGAAGAAACCGAAAACACCATGACCCGGAAATCACTCCATCTCACAATCACAGTCCTCGCAGCTCAAAACATCCCACTCCCGCCAGGCGACACCTCTACCAGAGGCTTTGAGCCCTACGTCAAAGTCGAGCTTCACGTCGAAGGACCTGATGAATTCCACGGCGGCCCTGTCCCTAACGAAGGACACGAGCGCGAGGGTGAATACAAGGCCCGCACAAAGACACACCGTGGCAACATGGTTGACTTTGCTGGTGAACGTCTCGAATTTCCCCCTGTGCCTCATGTCCTCGACGAACTCTCATGGGTGCGATTTACAGTgcgtgatgatgagattggaAGGGATGACTTGGCGGCTTGGGCTTGTATGAGACTTGATAGGCTGGGTAGTGGGTATCGGTTTGTGCATCTCATGGATTGTGAGGGTCGCATCACGGATGGTGCGATTTTTATCAAGGTTGATAAGAAGTTGGTTTAG
- a CDS encoding hypothetical protein (EggNog:ENOG41), producing the protein MSSKDEDTKATVPKFASFKPKSGTSDLKAPKFSSFKPKDKDKHKDTPTGSSAKDEGRERGRERERDSRRKRSHHHSDSHRDHRRPKKHRTDSRGRHRENSRTGNSEALEHRPLTKVTRSSDDPSRLYIIDTKGDPLIIRYGGLDRSQIPVYYRDGYGKVLGTRGRLVIHRDGPRDQFSLRMPGEGSYALKDRDGLRSRNWRIRPTPLRIRKQENDGQGEEDGDFLAISSSKKRAHLHQASDSSEDEEQPTYRSIEGKAKPRQYDDSDLESESDAVADDINLDQNNPLKWKSIQLSRRVKDQPDDIDAWLELANHQDALLRAGEDIGHRALEAEVHSFAEIKLHMLESALSNVSNHQDRIRVLIPLMREGVRVWNSKVAAKKWLDLREDEDKSFTLWKTHLDFAMSNISAFHFDTLKQMHLDRIRHVMSRSQLNIEPEDLREAIYVFLRLTRFIHDSGYKELAAAAWQAFLELNFFRPPQLDDQSAAFESLRDFWESEVPRIGEADAQGWAKFVADGGIGSAPEPLQDIRGPEYQSRDDYKRWAILESSQADQARIPARTMDEGTEDDPFRVVMFSDIEPLFLFVPQSILPAVQEQVLDAFLIFQGFPPTFWSGHWTEEAYHDQFLAAFTLHTESSAPRPLSGDEDPTEVQRKPPSFHQNPLCGSETLDVLFPHSEWFSYLPSRNRMNSLELGFMVNATKQLVHNVNFEGLATYHLALSHVQDSSSVKKAAKALLKRYPTNFGLYRAYAIAEYANENQEVAAKVLSSATEFASVSNLSSPILTRRHAKELLQNSPTADVFALWRTWSWMEFQGGDKQLAVRRLCSSVDDALRRSAGTPEVSSTHILKAHRTFSSLTSDFISSANLENASTTAECLVLLSYLTSESCAEPMSASQGSVSAAIETVHRMSLEFKSRGYQASRAHERLLQFASRLLYLHASRGPFRRAYLLEQLKQFLMYFPINTIFLSLFEWADSSLRVIDETRTLLHETVLTPAQDCLSSRIFAVHHEIERGNVNTTKAAFEHAVSSDNCKFNTSLWIHFIKFCSSHRELRPKAKDILFRALRHCPWSKDVMMEAFLTLNSEMDSSELKGIFETMTSKGLRIHVDLDDFLDKRKDAERVAKSQ; encoded by the exons ATGTCCAGCAAGGATGAGGACACCAAGGCTACGGTACCTAAATTTGCATCTTTTAAGCCGAAATCCGGTACTTCCGACTTGAAAGCACCCAaattttcttctttcaaACCAAAGGACAAGGATAAGCATAAGGACACGCCCACAGGCTCTAGTGCTAAGGACGAGGGACGAGAGCGAGGGCGAGAACGCGAACGAGATTCCAGGAGGAAACGGAGTCATCACCATTCTGACTCACATCGCGACCATCGCCGGCCCAAAAAGCATCGCACAGACTCTCGTGGCCGACACCGTGAGAACTCGCGAACTGGTAACTCTGAAGCACTTGAGCACCGCCCACTCACTAAAGTTACACGCAGCAGTGATGATCCATCGCGTCTGTACATCATTGATACTAAAGGGGACCCGTTAATCATTCGCTATGGAGGTCTCGACCGGTCTCAGATTCCTGTTTACTATCGTGATGGATACGGAAAGGTCCTTGGCACACGGGGTCGTCTTGTAATTCATCGCGATGGACCAAGAGATCAGTTCAGTCTACGTATGCCTGGTGAAGGTTCATATGCCTTGAAAGACAGGGATGGTCTGCGCTCCAGAAACTGGCGTATAAGACCTACGCCGTTGAGAATCAGGAAACAGGAGAACGATGGCCAAGGTGAAGAAGACGGAGACTTTTTGGCAATAAGCTCGTCTAAGAAGCGTGCACACTTGCATCAAGCCTCTGATTcttcagaagatgaggaacagCCGACTTATCGATCCATAGAGGGAAAGGCGAAACCACGCCAGTACGATGACAGCGACTTGGAATCCGAGTCAGATGCGGTTGCAGACGATATCAATCTCGATCAGAATAATCCCCTGAAGTGGAAGTCAATTCAGCTCTCGAGACGTGTCAAAGACCAGCCAGATGATATAGATGCATGGCTCGAGTTGGCAAATCATCAAGATGCTCTTTTGAGAGCAGGCGAGGATATTGGTCACAGGGCGCTTGAAGCTGAGGTGCACAGTTTTGCGGAAATCAAGCTGCATATGCTTGAATCAGCCTTGTCTAATGTGTCAAACCACCAGGATCGCATTAGGGTGCTGATTCCTCTGATGCGGGAAGGCGTAAGAGTATGGAATAGCAAAGTCGCCGCTAAGAAGTGGCTCGATTTgcgtgaggatgaggataagaGCTTCACTCTGTGGAAGACGCATCTTGATTTTGCCATGTCCAATATTTCTGCTTTCCattttgacaccctcaaGCAAATGCACCTGGATAGAATACGGCATGTTATGTCTCGATCACAACTGAACATTGAGCCTGAAGACTTGAGGGAAGCTATCTATGTCTTTCTAAGACTTACCAGGTTCATCCATGACTCCGGTTATAAGGAGCTTGCAGCCGCAGCCTGGCAAGCTTTTCTAGAGCTCAACTTCTTCCGGCCCCCGCAATTGGACGACCAGAGTGCAGCCTTCGAATCACTCCGTGACTTCTGGGAGAGTGAAGTTCCGAGGATAGGAGAAGCAGACGCTCAAGGCTGGGCGAAATTTGTAGCAGATGGTGGAATAGGCAGTGCTCCTGAACCACTGCAAGATATCAGAGGGCCCGAATACCAGTCTCGAGATGACTACAAACGATGGGCAATCCTAGAGAGCTCACAAGCTGATCAGGCTCGAATTCCCGCTAGGACCATGGACGAAGGAACAGAAGACGACCCATTTAGAGTGGTGATGTTCTCTGACATCGAGCCACTTTTCCTTTTCGTTCCGCAGAGTATCCTGCCTGCTGTGCAGGAGCAAGTGCTGGACGCATTTCTCATATTCCAGGGATTCCCTCCAACATTCTGGTCTGGCCACTGGACCGAAGAGGCGTACCATGATCAGTTCCTTGCAGCTTTCACATTACACACAGAGTCGAGTGCCCCCAGGCCACTATCGGGAGACGAGGATCCGACTGAGGTCCAGAGGAAGCCCCCTTCTTTCCACCAGAACCCTCTTTGCGGCTCGGAAACGCTCGACGTCCTTTTCCCTCACTCAGAATGGTTCTCCTATCTGCCCTCAAGGAATAGAATGAacagccttgagcttggattTATGGTCAACGCAACGAAGCAACTGGTTCACAATGTCAACTTTGAGGGTTTGGCCACATATCATTTGGCATTGTCTCATGTTCAAGATAGCTCTAGTGTCAAGAAAGCGGCAAAGGCTTTGCTGAAGCGCTATCCGACGAACTTTGGTCTTTACCGAGCATACGCTATTGCTGAGTATGCAAATGAAAATCAAGAAGTTGCAGCCAAGGTCTTGTCATCAGCAACTGAGTTCGCGTCGGTGAGTAATCTGTCCTCTCCGATTTTGACTCGTCGCCATGCTAAGGAGTTATTGCAGAACTCACCAACAGCAGATGTGTTTGCCCTATGGAGAACTTGGTCGTGGATGGAATTTCAGGGGGGTGATAAACAGCTAGCAGTTCGAAGATTATGCTCCTCTGTAGACGATGCTCTTCGAAGGTCGGCTGGAACCCCTGAAGTATCATCAACACATATTCTCAAAGCCCACCGAACTTTCTCCTCTTTAACGAGTGACTTTATTTCCAGCGCGAACCTCGAGAATGCCAGTACTACTGCCGAGTGCTTAGTCCTGTTGTCGTACTTGACTTCTGAGAGCTGTGCAGAACCGATGTCGGCATCACAAGGAAGTGTTTCGGCTGCGATAGAGACAGTGCACCGAATGTCTCTCGAGTTCAAGTCTCGAGGCTACCAAGCATCTCGCGCTCATGAGCGATTACTACAGTTTGCGTCGAGGCTACTGTACTTGCACGCAAGCCGAGG ACCTTTTCGCCGCGCATATCTGCTGGAGCAGCTGAAACAGTTCCTAATGTACTTCCCGATAAACACCATATTCTTATCACTTTTTGAATGGGCCGACTCCAGTCTTCGCGTTATCGACGAAACAAGAACGCTTCTGCACGAAACAGTCTTGACTCCAGCACAGGATTGCCTGAGCAGTCGAATATTTGCCGTCCATCACGAGATTGAACGGGGAAACGTCAACACAACGAAAGCAGCTTTCGAGCACGCCGTTTCAAGCGACAATTGCAAGTTTAATACATCTTTGTGGATACATTTCATCAAATTCTGCAGCTCACACAGAGAGTTGCGACCGAAAGCTAAGGATATCTTGTTCAGGGCCTTGAGGCATTGTCCCTGGTCTAAGGATGTCATGATGGAGGCTTTCCTCACTTTGAACAGCGAGATGGATTCTTCGGAACTCAAGGGTATCTTTGAGACCATGACTTCAAAGGGTTTGAGGATTCATGTTGATCTGGATGATTTTTTGGATAAAAGGAAAGATGCGGAACGAGTGGCGAAGAGCCAGTGA
- a CDS encoding hypothetical protein (EggNog:ENOG41), translating to MDVEMAEDSAQEHSSTLQKMALIKTVRGLDQNGPGEDGKNLEKLWKSLTVSADSQFHAAEESSLRWLLKSMNGASKDAETLRRWPLTWTILECVFQRIPLFSLAKSLADRRFVAVLQQTLKDISQPATNSSSSSSKRKRSLKKSFDLEALRDTEGCLMSGDALLSALKALLDRLRSSATQSSHDKIGAEHIRSLFCNSAADAATLTSLFLMLCNVALTGGEEQEGRESWIETISSIWDFHLQGTDDTLEVAAQLFTPSAAIFSKLEGIDGSHDRVTREPLRAKWTIDLESFMHRSLIFPARAAFINRQDMEPVARALHAAEKHLDTAAPALYFLASSVTDALSEGRLRKGNIDWMKQIFKVVEASLKGQENRDKLVQAVLERAAEKSMAIDTNDLRSICREYALQEDSTNWHLTAVIADCDFDVFKLPEGESLLETVCERSVSPELKPQDLESVSKIIQAIAQVYRTGRDFAGFLKLWFQQLCKVEKQKTKITSPWLQVGQRQHGNTSFESLIEKEMSPQQLLEGLEWVKEEKLHSRALCLFLDCIAQGIRSETYVDAVGSKLFDLVSQVKKTSSTLTALKWGVVSKTISWVTPESRAEIWASVQGQLTKILSESPLESKETYEAFKCCCQAWVSMSPDDAHIREPANLVDAFTTRLSKDLLSSKSLKGRDLSSFLQHDPKPAFLEEAAPEHYLAWFLQGSGRLSRFVYGTKATLPQALQNALSLPSSEVTQLRDIWACLLENENNMNKVKVAGDLIDRLIKSLEEDGKEKRWPAESSQTWIRSLSSTHTDAFTRPQRERIMELLNAHRAKTTKRVSIEGWRYILGLSTKLMGRATFYEGMEFSHLVDIADVMSDISSSTPTQDGTLIDLIEAYYMMAAATIRQMAEHLDERSNKYFEESRSFISDCEEAGDLSPCRMTLLKALITEVEKSPSFASHPELNTVSDAAKDALGKCVIAATGYFLRTKKAFETHNVIADLRLLAAVDAADSLTSLSGASKLKESDIRKAEKSSHAAMAAGDLRGWQIQTFLRTYFSTHLEESRPTTFYSISQVPQELREPFFQRNVASVTKEMDTSAKMAYLRDLVHMFVQGSDSEGQVSAIYTVVNQLLACPDLQGKSSGFDLAAAHSELTSTLLTLKSQSVCTRVCRILCTLLEKKPQSMTQWNIELVLNTISDLSLSTKPLDEQVSNERVPFALLCNLMEVIIKKHRLRLEGHHHLLLSAMQALLRNLIINHSTTDILHQSSHETKAHRYARLVTLICEPTAGAVSRSQHQSSLDSATDAAKRSAGRHMYLVMMQYVKLQLEADVPRRVREALEPAMNSIFDITPPEVRKILNDAMDGSGRAIVKEMFKSYTKFGKWSGV from the exons ATGGACGTGGAAATGGCGGAAGATTCCGCACAAGAACATTCTTCAACCCTC CAAAAGATGGCCCTGATTAAGACTGTGAGAGGTCTTGACCAAAATGGTCCGGGCGAAGATGGAAAGAATCTAGAAAAACTATGGAAGAGTTTGACGGTATCAGCAGATAGCCAATTCCATGCTGCAGAGGAGAGCAGCTTGCGATGGCTGCTAAAGTCGATGAACGGCGCATCAAAGGATGCTGAGACTTTGCGACGCTGGCCCTTGACCTGGACTATCCTTGAATGCGTCTTTCAGCGCATTCCTTTATTCTCACTCGCAAAGTCTCTTGCAGATAGACGATTCGTTGCAGTGCTGCAGCAAACCCTAAAAGATATCTCACAACCAGCTACGAACTCATCATCCAGTTCCTCCAAGAGAAAGCGGTCGCTAAAGAAAAGCTTCGACCTGGAAGCTCTGCGAGATACTGAAGGGTGTCTTATGAGTGGAGATGCTTTACTCAGTGCCCTAAAGGCATTACTGGACCGCCTTCGTTCATCTGCCACGCAATCCTCCCACGACAAGATCGGCGCAGAGCATATCCGATCTCTGTTCTGTAACTCAGCAGCCGATGCAGCGACCTTGACATCACTGTTCCTAATGCTGTGCAATGTTGCGCTTACTGGCggtgaagagcaagaagggaGGGAATCCTGGATCGAGACGATATCATCCATTTGGGATTTCCACTTGCAAGGAACCGATGATACATTGGAGGTCGCAGCGCAGCTATTCACACCGTCCGCTGCCATCTTCAGCAAACTTGAGGGTATCGATGGATCACACGACAGGGTTACACGAGAGCCCTTACGGGCGAAATGGACGATCGATTTGGAAAGTTTCATGCATCGCAGTTTGATATTCCCCGCACGAGCCGCCTTCATTAACCGACAAGATATGGAACCCGTCGCCAGAGCACTTCATGCAGCCGAGAAACATCTTGATACAGCAGCTCCTGCGCTGTACTTCTTAGCTTCAAGTGTGACAGATGCACTCAGTGAAGGAAGGTTACGGAAGGGAAATATCGACTGGATGAAGCAGATCTTCAAAGTTGTAGAAGCCTCGCTAAAAGGACAAGAGAACCGAGATAAGCTTGTGCAGGCTGTTCTAGAGCGAGCAGCTGAGAAGTCGATGGCAATCGACACAAATGATCTGCGTTCTATTTGTCGAGAGTATGCCCTACAGGAGGATAGCACAAACTGGCATTTGACCGCGGTCATTGCTGATTGTGATTTTGATGTGTTCAAGCTCCCTGAAGGCGAAAGCCTGCTAGAGACCGTCTGCGAGCGAAGCGTCTCCCCAGAGCTTAAACCACAGGATCTAGAATCAGTGTCCAAGATTATTCAAGCCATCGCCCAAGTATACCGAACTGGACGAGATTTTGCTGGGTTCTTGAAACTATGGTTTCAGCAGCTTTGTaaggttgagaagcagaagactAAGATTACATCGCCATGGCTCCAGGTTGGTCAAAGGCAACATGGAAATACTTCATTCGAGAGCTTGATTGAAAAGGAGATGTCACCACAGCAGCTTCTAGAGGGTTTGGAGTGGGTCAAGGAAGAGAAACTACACTCCCGGGCACTCTGCCTCTTCTTGGACTGCATTGCTCAGGGCATTCGAAGCGAGACATACGTGGATGCTGTTGGCAGTAAGCTATTTGATTTGGTAAGCCAAGTGAAAAAGACGTCGTCTACCTTGACAGCACTGAAGTGGGGAGTTGTGTCGAAGACTATTTCATGGGTGACCCCTGAGTCACGAGCTGAAATTTGGGCCTCTGTCCAAGGACAACTGACCAAGATTTTGTCCGAGTCACCTCTTGAGTCTAAGGAAACGTATGAGGCCTTCAAATgctgttgtcaagcttgGGTTTCCATGAGCCCTGATGACGCACATATCAGAGAGCCCGCAAACCTAGTAGATGCTTTCACCACTCGACTGTCAAAGGATCTgctctcatcaaagtccttgaAGGGGAGAGACCTTTCATCATTCTTACAGCATGACCCTAAGCCAGCTTTCCTCGAAGAAGCTGCCCCAGAGCATTATTTGGCCTGGTTTTTGCAGGGTTCTGGTCGTTTAAGTCGATTCGTTTATGGCACCAAAGCTACCCTCCCGCAAGCATTGCAGAATGCGTTATCTTTACCCAGCAGTGAAGTTACTCAGTTGAGGGATATTTGGGCATGCCTCCTTGAGAACGAAAACAACATgaacaaagtcaaagtcgcTGGCGACCTTATCGACCGATTGATCAAGTCGTTGGAAGAGGATGGAAAGGAGAAGCGATGGCCTGCAGAGAGCAGCCAGACCTGGATACGGAGCTTGAGCAGTACTCATACAGATGCCTTTACTCGACCTCAGAGAGAACGTATTATGGAATTGCTCAATGCCCACAGAGCAAAGACGACAAAAAGGGTATCGATCGAGGGGTGGAGATACATCCTCGGGCTGTCCACCAAGTTGATGGGCCGAGCGACTTTCTACGAAGGGATGGAATTCTCCCATCTAGTTGATATTGCGGATGTCATGTCAGACATCTCTAGCTCAACACCTACTCAAGACGGCACTTTAATCGATCTGATCGAAGCATATTATATGATGGCAGCGGCCACTATCCGGCAGATGGCGGAGCATTTGGACGAGCGAAGTAACAAGTACTTTGAGGAGAGCCGTAGTTTCATTTCTGACTGTGAAGAAGCTGGGGATTTGTCGCCTTGCCGCATGACCCTTTTGAAAGCGTTAATCACTGAAGTTGAGAAGTCGCCAAGCTTCGCTAGCCATCCTGAGCTAAACACAGTGTCTGATGCAGCAAAGGATGCGTTGGGGAAATGTGTAATTGCAGCGACTGGCTACTTTTTGAGAACGAAGAAGGCATTTGAGACTCACAATGTCATTGCCGATCTCAGGCTTCTTGCTGCAGTCGATGCCGCAGACTCGCTTACGAGTCTTTCAGGGGCTTCCAAACTAAAGGAATCGGACATCAGAAAGGCGGAAAAGAGCAGCCATGCAGCCATGGCGGCAGGAGATCTCCGGGGATGGCAAATACAAACGTTCCTCAGGACATACTTCTCTACGCATTTGGAAGAATCCCGACCAACAACGTTTTACAGCATCAGCCAGGTACCACAGGAACTTCGCGAGCCTTTCTTTCAGAGAAATGTTGCTTCGGTCACAAAGGAGATGGACACCTCCGCTAAGATGGCGTACTTGAGGGACCTCGTTCATATGTTTGTGCAAGGTTCGGACTCGGAAGGTCAAGTATCGGCTATCTACACCGTTGTGAACCAGCTCCTAG CATGCCCTGATCTACAAGGGAAAAGTTCCGGCTTTGACCTAGCGGCCGCTCACAGTGAGCTGACCTCAACCCTGTTGACACTCAAGAGCCAGTCCGTTTGTACCCGAGTGTGTCGTATTCTCTGCACACTcctggagaagaagccccAGTCGATGACCCAATGGAACATCGAGTTGgtgctcaacaccatctctgACTTGAGCCTGTCAACGAAGCCGCTTGACGAACAGGTGTCCAATGAAAGAGTACCCTTTGCACTGTTGTGCAATTTGATGGAAGTTATCATCAAGAAACACCGTCTCCGGCTTGAaggccaccaccaccttctcTTGTCAGCAATGCAGGCTCTTCTCcgcaacctcatcatcaaccacagTACTACTGATATCTTACACCAAAGCTCGCACGAGACAAAGGCTCATCGCTATGCCCGTCTTGTTACTCTTATCTGCGAGCCAACAGCCGGTGCTGTATCTCGATCTCAGCACCAGAGTTCTCTTGACTCAGCTACAGATGCAGCGAAGCGTTCAGCTGGACGACATATGTACCTGGTCATGATGCAGTACGTCAAGTTAcagcttgaagctgatgTGCCCCGCCGAGTGAGAGAAGCTCTCGAGCCAGCCATGAACTCCATCTTCGATATCACACCCCCTGAGGTGAGGAAGATTCTGAACGACGCCATGGATGGAAGCGGACGTGCTATTGTAAAGGAAATGTTCAAGTCATATACCAAGTTTGGTAAATGGAGCGGCGTATAA
- the MIC10 gene encoding Mitochondrial inner membrane organizing system component (BUSCO:EOG09265PQX) — MADSTVARPPPSAISRPLSESLLNEKWDRCLSNLLVKSSLGLGFGVVFSVLLFKRRAWPAFVGVGFGAGRAYEECNFSLKQAARELKKQSA, encoded by the exons ATGGCCGATTCCACTGTAGCCCGTCCTCCTCCCAGCGCCATTTCCCGGCCGCTCAGCGAGTCTCTTCTCAATGAGAAG TGGGATCGCTGCCTCTCCAACCTCCTTGTCAAGTCCTCCCTCGGTCTCGGTTTCGGTGTCGTCTTCTCCGTCCTTCTGTTCAAGCGAAGAGCATGGCCCGCATTCGTTGGTGTCGGCTTCGGTGCTGGCCGTGCCTATGAGGAGTGCAACTTCAGCCTGAAGCAGGCTGCGCGAGAACTCAAGAAGCAGTCCGCATAA